The nucleotide window AACTTGCCGACGACGCGGTCGATATCGCGGGTGACCAGTGCGTGCTCGAAATCGGCGAGCCACGCGTCGACCCGCTCCTGCGGCGACGCCTCCTCGGGGGAAGACGGTGCCGGTGCGTCGATAGTTTGAGTCATGTGAGGCAGCACACACCCGGTGCGGCGCACGTCACAAGGGTTGCAGAGGGTTGCACCGTTGCCCACGTCAGGACGCGTGCAACCCCCTGCAACTCTTTCCCGCTGTGGTCCAGGCCACATAGAACCGTGGCATGAAAGCAGCTGTGTACTACGGACCGAACAAGCTCGACGTCACCGAGGTGGCCAAACCGGAGCCGGGTCCGGGCACCGTCCAGATCAAGGTCGGATTCAACGGCATCTGCGGCACCGACCTGCACGAGTACTTCGCCGGACCGATCTTCGTCCCCACCGCGCCGCACCCGCTGACCGGCCAGCAGCTGCCGTTGGTCATGGGCCACGAGTTCGCCGGCACCATCACCGCCGTGGGCCCCGGGGTGGCGGGCTGGGCCGAAGGCGACCGGGTCGCCGTCGAGCCCATCTACCGGTGCGGCAAGTGCAGCCCGTGTCAGGCCGGCAACTACAACATCTGCGCGCAGATCGGCTTCCACGGCCTGATGTCCGACGGTGGAATGGCCGAATACACCGTGGTGCCCACCAACATGCTGCACAAGCTGCCCGACAACGTCTCCCTGCAACTCGGCGCGCTGGTCGAGCCGATGTCGGTGGCCTACCACGCCGCCACCCTGGGCGAGCTTCCCCTCGGGGGCAGGAGCGAAGCGACTCGGGGGAGTGGATTGCCGCAGGGCACGGCCATGGTGTTCGGTGCCGGGCCGATCGGTATCGGGTTGTGGTTTGCCCTGCGCGGCAAGGGGATCGAAGACATCTACGTCGTCGAACCGGCGCCCACCCGCCGCGCGGCCATCGAGGCGCTCGGCGCGCGCACACTGGACCCGACCGCGATGGATGTGCCGGCCTTCATCGCCGAGCACACGTCCGGGCGCGGCGCCGACGCCGTCTACGATGCGGCCGGCGTGGCCCCCGCGGTGGAGACCGCGCTGGCCTGTGTGGGTGCCCGGCGCCCCATGGTCAGCGTCGCCATCTACGAAAAGCCCTTGACCACACCGCTTTTGCGGCTGGTGATGAACGAGTCCCGGATCCAGGGATCGCTGTGCTACACCTCCGCGGACTTCGAGGCCGTCATCAACCTGATGGCACAGGGCACCTACGACACCACCGGTTGGGTGACCTCGATCGGAATCGACGACGTCGTCGACGAAGGCTTCGAGGCGCTGCACGCCGGCGCCAAGATGAAGGTCCTCGTCGACCCGTCCAACTGAGAGGAAAAGACATGACACGCACCATCGAAGCCCCGCTGCTGGACAAGGTCGCGCTGGTCACCGGCGCGGGCCGCGGCATCGGCCGGGGCGTCGCCCTCGAGCTGGCCCGCCAGGGCGCCGATATCGCCCTGGTCGACGTCAACCTGGACGGCATCGCCGCCGTCGCCGACGAAATCGCCGAAATCGGCTCGAAGACCACCACGTTCGTCGCCGACGTGTCCGACCGCAATGCGGTGTTCGCCGCCGTCGAGCATGCCGCCACGGCGCTGGGCGGATTCGACGTCATGGTGAACAACGCCGGCATCGCACTGGTGGGCCCGCTGGCCGACGTGACCCCGCAGCAGCTGGCGCGGCTGTGGTCCATCAACGTCGACGGCGTGTTGTGGGGCACCCAGGCCGCCGTCGCGAAGTTCAAGGAGCTCGGTCGTCGGGGCAAGATCATCAATGCCTCGTCCATCGCCGGGCATGAGGGGTTCGCGATGCTGGGCCCGTACAGCGCCACCAAGTTCGCCGTGCGGGCCCTGACCCAGGCCGCCGCCAAGGAGCACGCCGCCGACGGCATCACCGTCAACGCCTACTGTCCCGGTGTGGTCGGCACCGACATGTGGGTGGAGATCGACAAGAGGTTCGCCGAGCTCACCGGCGCCGCCGAGGGCGAGACGTTCGAGAAGTTCGCCAACACCATCGCCCTGGGCCGGCCGGAGACACCCGAAGATGTCGCCGGCTTCGTCGCCTACCTGGCCGGTCCCGGCGCCGACTACATGACCGGCCAGGCCGGCCTCATCGACGGGGGCATGGTCTATCGCTGAGCCCCGCGCGTGACACGAACTGTGATGGGGAGCACAATCGGGGCAATGCCCGGTTCGTCGGTTCCCGAACCCGCGGTCGCACTCGGCGATGACCCGCGGAGCTACGCGCTGCTGTTGTCCGAGGTGTACGACGCGACCATGGCGGGCGGACGGGCCCCCGCCAAGCCGCGGCTGGTGATCGAAGAGTCCTGGAACAGGTTGTTGGGGAAGGGGATCGACCCCGAACACCACAGCCCGCCGGATGTCGACCGCAGCGGGCTGGATCTGCTGCGGCAGTCGTCGGGGCTGCTGTCGGTGCTCGACGACATTTCCCGCGGGTTGGAGTCCGTGCTGGCCGACGGGAACAACATCCTGGTGGTCGCCGACGCGCGCGGTCGGGTGCTGTGGCGCTCGGGCGCCTCACGCGTGCTCATGCATGCCGACCGGCTCGGCTTCATGGAGGGCGCCAACTGGGGGGAGACCGCCGTCGGGACCAACGCCATCGGCACGGCGCTGGTGTCCCGGCGCGCGGTGCAGATCTTCTCCGCCGAGCACTTCCTGCGCAGCCACCACTCCTGGACGTGCGCCGGCGCCCCGATCCGCGACCCGCGCACCGGTCAGGTCATCGGGGCGGTCGACGTCTCGGGGCCGGCGTCCACGGTGCACCCCACCACCATCGCGCTGGTCGACCTGGTGGCTCGCCTTGCCGAATCCCAATTGCGTGAGGCGCACGACCGTACGCTCAACCAGCTCCGCGCGGTCGCGGCGCCTATCCTGGCCCGCATCTCCGCGCCTGCGCTGGCCGTCGACGCGGAGGGCTGGGTGGCCGCGGTCGGCGCCTTGCCGCCTCATCATCGGATTCTGTTGCCGCAGAACGTGGCTCCGGGCCGGGCGTGGGTTCCGGCGCTGGGCCCCTGTGATCTGGAGCCGCTGAGCGGTGGCTGGCTGGTACGCCCGGTCGACGACGAGGACACCGCGCCGGCGGCGACCCGGGCCGTCCTGGATCTGCGCGACACCAACGCCCCGACGCTGGAGATGACCGGGCAATTCGGGTCGTGGCGGCGGGAAATCTCGCCCCGGCACGCCGAGATCCTCTACGTGCTGGCCACCCGTCGGTCGGGGCGCTCCGCGCCGGAGCTGGCCGAGGATCTCTACGGCGACAGGTCCCGCGTCGTCACCGTACGCGCCGAGATGTCGCGCCTACGAAAGCAACTCGTCGGGGTGATCGCGGCGCAGCCGTACCGGTTCGCCGAATCGGTGGAGCTGCAGGTGCGGTATCCGGCGGACATGCGCAACTTCCTGACGGCCTCGAACGCACCGGCCATCCGGGCCGTACGGCTCGCCTGATCGGCCCTCAGCCGAGCAGGATCTGGCTCAGCCTGGTGGTCGTCGCGACGCCGTCGTCGTAGCCGCTCTCGCCGCCGAGCGCGTTCATGATGGCCAGCGTGAACCGCTGACCGGGGCCGGCGAAGCCGACCGAGTTGATCACCCAGCCGCCCTGCTCCTGGGACCAGCCGTTCTTGTTGCCCGGGCTCATCGCCGGTCCGGCGCCCCACACTCCCCATTGCTGGTCGGGGGCGACCCGCTGCATCTCGCCGGCGATCGCCGCCGCGTCGGCGGAGTTCATCTGGCCCAGAATGTAGTTCATCAACCGGTCCAGGTCGTTGGCCGTGGCCTTCTGGAAGCCCCAGTACGGGAAGATGTCCCCGAATCCCGGTTGGGGCGCCAGCGAGGTCATGCCGTAGCGCGGGAAGTCGGCGTTGAACGCCCGGTGATCGGGTCCGCCGTAACGCGACCACAGCGTGTCGGCGGCGTCGTTGTCGGAGTCGCGCAGCATGGCGACCATCAGCTGCCGGTCGGCCGCGGACAACCGCAGGGCGCCGGCACGTTCTCGGGTGAGCAGGTCGACGACCATGGCGAGTTTGATGGTGGAGGCCGTCCAGATCATGCTGTCGGCGGCCGCGTTGGCATACCGCAGCCCGGTGGATCGATCGCGCAACACATAGCCGATGACACCGGGCCGCCCGGTCAGATAGCTGTCCGCGGCGGCGATGCGGGCCCGCAGGTCACAGGTGGCGTCGGTGCACGCGGCGCGCGCGGACGGCGCGAGCAGACCGGTGAGCGCCACCAGTGTGGCGACCATCAGGACGAGACGGTTCACGCGCACACCGTAGCCGCCAGTCACGCCGCGTACGACGACATCGACAGCGAGCCGTAGGTGTAGCCGTCGACCAGGCGGGAAGCGGCGGTGTCCGATGCGGCGAGCAGGCCGGCGAAGTACAGCCCGGGAATGAAATGGTCCGGGGTGGGGACCGCCGCGGCGTAGTCGGGATGTTCGGACAGCCGCACCAGGTCCGCCGGTGCCGCGGCGAGCAGGTCGTGTGCCGCGTCGTCGAACCGGCGAGCCCAGTCGAATCCGGCGTCGGGGGTGCCGGGACTCATGGCTCGCAGATTGTGCACGATATTGCCGCTGCCCACGATGAGCACGCCGCGCTCGCGTAGCGGGGCCAGGCGGGTGCCCAGATCGAGGTGGTAGTCCAGTGGTTTCTCGGCGTTGATGGACAGCTGGACGACCGGGATGTCCGCATCCGGGAACGCGTGGGCCAGCACCGACCAGGTGCCGTGGTCGATACCCCAGCTGTCCACGTCGGCACCCACCCAGGTGGGCTCGACGATATCGGCGATCTCCCCGGCCAGCTCCGGCAAACCCGGTGCGGGATACTCCATTTCGTACAGTTCGTGCGGAAAACCGTAGAAGTCGTGAATGGTCCGTGGGCGCGGCATGGCCGTCACCGCCGTGGCGTTGATGTACCAGTGCGCGCTGATCACCAGGATGGCGCGCGGGCGCGGCACCGATGTCCCGAACTGCTGCCAGGAAGTGGTGTATCGGTTGCTCTCCAAGGCGTTCATCGGGCTGCCGTGCCCGAAGAACGCGACGGGCATACTCATGGCCACCTTCTCATGATGACCATTGTCCCCCGGGCCGTCGTGTGACGCGCATCTCCGAGGTAGGCCTTGCGGTGCCGCCGCGCCAAATTAGGCTCGCCTTACTTACTGGAGTGAGGTGCTGAGTGCGTGACATCCGTGTGGCAGTGGTCGGGGCCGGTCCGGCCGGGATCTATGCGTCGGACATCCTGACCGGGGAACATCCCGGTGCCCGGGTCGACCTGTTCGACCGGTTGCCCGCACCGTACGGGCTGGTGCGCTACGGCGTGGCACCGGACCACCCGCGGATCAAAGAGATCATCAAGGCTCTGCGTCGTGTCCTGTCCCGCAACGAGATCCGGTTCATCGGCAACGTGCACTACGGAACCGATCTGACGCTCGCCGATTTGCGCAGGCACTACGACGCGGTGATCTTCTCGACCGGAGCCAGGGCCGATCGCCCGCTCGACATTCCAGGTATCGACCTGCCGGGTAGTTACGGCGCCGCCGATTTCGTGTCCTGGTATGACGGCCACCCCGACGTGCCGCGCACCTGGCCGCTGGAGGCGGAAAGCGTCGCCGTCCTGGGCGCGGGCAATGTCGCACTGGACATCGCCCGGATGCTGGCCAAGCCCGCCGACGAACAGCTGACCACCGAGATCTCCGGCAACGTGTATCAAGGTCTGGCCATGAACCGGGCCACCGATGTGCACGTGTTCGCCCGGCGTGGGCCGGCCCAAATCAAGTTCTCACCCATGGAGTTCCGCGAGCTGTCGCATTCGCCGAGTGTGGACGTGATCGTGCATCCCGAGGGATTCGAGATCGACGAGGCCAGTCAGAAGGCCATCAACTCCACCAAATCGGTCAAGCTCGTCGTCGACACCATGATGCGGTACATGGACAAGGAACCCACGGGGGCGCCGCACCGCATCCACCTCCACCTGTGTCAGGCCCCGGTCGCGGTGCTGGGCACCGACCGGGTCGAAGGGCTGCGGACCGAACGAACCGAATTGGTCGGTGACGGAACCGTCCGGACCACTGGGGAATTCACCGATTGGCCGGTGCAGGCCGTCTATCGCGCGGTGGGGTACCTGTCATCACACCTGGCCGATCTGCCGTTCGATCACCATGCCGGTGTGGTGCCCAACGACGCCGGCCGGGTGCTCGACGCGGACTGGATGGTGGTCGACGCCGCCTACGTCACCGGTTGGGTCAAGCGCGGTCCGATCGGGTTGATCGGGCACACCAAATCCGATGCGGCCGAGACGATCAGCAGTCTGCTGGCCGACCTGCCCGGGCTCCGCCCGCCGGAGGTCACCGATCCGGACGCCATCCTGGAACACCTGTCCGCGACCGGTGTCGATTACACCACCTGGGCCGAATGGGAACGCCTGGACGCCCACGAGATCGCGCTCGGCGCGGCACAGGGCCGGGAGCGGGTCAAAGTGGTTCCCCGGGAGGACATGATCCGCGCGGGGCGCGGCTAGTTGTCGCTCGTTGTCAGATGGTCGAGGTTGACGGTTCGGATTCCGTTGCGGATGGGCGTGCATGACTCGGGGAAGTCCTGGACGATATCGGCCCCGCGTTCGGCAAGTTCGTCGAGCAATCTCGGGAGGTGCTGCATAGCTCCGGTGGGCAGGTCGTGGATGACCACGACACTCCAATCCTGGCCGGCAATGTCATCGAGACATCGTTGTACCCAGCGGTCGGGCTGGTCCCAGTCGTGCGGCACGCTCGTCCACAGCACACAGGTGTAGTCCTGCCGTTGCAGGTAGTCGATCGCGGCAGGGCTGAAGACGCGTCGGCCCAGCACGCCGCCACCGGCGTAAGGCCGGAACAATTTCACCGGTCGGGCCAATGTGCCGATGATCTTCTCCGCCTCGCCGATCTCACTGGCGACCAGATCCAGGTCTGTTGGGGCATCACCGAACTGGACGCTGTGGGTCAGGGTGTGATTGCCGATCCAGTGGCCTTCGGAGGCTGCTCGTTCCGACAGGGCACGCGCACTCGGCTCGGTGAGTTGGCCGGCGACCACGAAGAACGTGGATTTGATGTCCCGCTGACCGAGAATGTCGAGAACCTCGGCCGTCGTTTCGGTAGGGCCGTTATCAAAGGTGATGGTGACTCTCACGGCGTCCCCCTTGCCACCACCCGCGCCCGCAGGCCCGCGATGAGCATGTCGGCGACAAACTCGGCGTGGTGCTCGATGGCGGCAGGCTCGGTCGGGTCGTGAGGTTCCAGCATGAGGGCAAACGGCACCAGGCTGAACGGCGCGGTGCCCCCGTGGGCAACCAGGAAGTGCAGGCTGCGCACGTCAGCGGCGTTCAATACGCCACAGTCGACGAGCACCTTCAGGGGCTCGGTAAGGCGAGCGTAGAGCGGCTGAACATGAACCTCGTGGAGGTAGGTGAGCCGGGCGCTGGGGGTCGCGCCTTCGACGGTGACCAACCGCAGAAGCTCCGGGTGGTGGGCGTGGCTCACCAGGAACCGCACAATGGCCTGACGTGCCGCCTCCATCAGGTCCCGCTCGGCCAACTCTGTGTCGACGTTGATCTGCTCGTGCACCTCGCCGAACGCGAAGTCCACCGCGGCGTACCACAGACCCTCCTTGGATCCGAACCTCTGATGAATCAGGTTGTGGCTGACCCCTAGTTCGCGGTTGAGCGCAGCGACCGACGTCCCGTCAAAACCGTTCTCGGCGAACATCTTCAGCGCCTTGGACAAGATATCGGGCAATGCCGCCGGGGCCTCGGCGGCCGGAGGCCGGCCCTGTCGTTTGGCAGTCGTCATGTCACCCAGCATAACCGTCGATGTTGACGAACATCAACATCAGGCGATAGCCTTCGGTCCATCATGTTGATGATCATCAACAATTTGCGGGAGGATGCAATGGCGCGGAAACCAGGGACGCGTTCGTCAGTCCAGGTCTTCAATATCCTGGCCACGCTGGGCGGCGCAGGCCACAATTGGTTCGAGCGGTGGGCAGGTCTCGGGGTTTTCCTGGAGCCTTGGCTGGGCCGGCGGGTGACCAACGTCTTGTGGGCGGCCGCGCCACCGCTGCTGTTGCGCAGCGCCGCGCGGGGTCGCTCGCGCGGGGAGGACGCGGCGCTGGCATTCAACGCCGGCATCTCGCTGGCATCGGTGGTCGTGCACTTCATCGATTGGCCTTGGACACGGCGGCTCGGGCTGTTCCCGTGGCTCGACGAGGCCGAAGGCCTACCGCCGGAGTTGGTAGGCCCCTATAACGCGGTGTTGTGGGTCTGGGGCGCGGGGGGTGCCGGCAGCATCCTCTTCGAGACCCGCCGTGCCGACCTGAAATACGCCGTGATCGGACTCGTCGCCGGTCCGTTGCTGTTGGCATCGGCCCGGCACCATTTCACGTGGGCGCGCGAGCAGGCTGCCGCGGACACAAGCGGCCGGTGGAGTTCGGTGTTTTCCGCCGGTGAGTCGGCGGCGCCGTCGCGTCGGCAGAGCTCACGCGCCACTCAGAAGGCCGAAACACGTTGACCCACTGATGAATCTGCTGCCAGACACGCGACGAGGAGCTGCGAAATGCAACGCGAAGAACACATGATCGGCGACACCTTCGCCTACCGGTATGCCGGACCCGGGGCTGACCACGCCCTGTTGGTGCAGCACGGGATCGGAGGCCACGGGGGGATCTACGACAAGTTCGGGGCACACTACGCCGAACAAGGTGCCGACGTGTGGTGCATGGACGCTCCCGGCCATGGCCGATCGTGTGTCGATCGTCGTGCCGGCCAATTCACCTTGCAGGAGTGGGTGGACGCCGCGCTGGACGTGACCGAGCACATCGCCACCCACACCGGCTTGCCGGTGTTCATCAAAGGTTCGTCGTTGGGCGCAGCCGCCGCCTACTGTGCCTACGCGGCGTCCGACTCGCACGCCGGCGCCATTTTGATGGGATTCGCCATACCGTCCTCGCCACTGATTCCCGCCGACAACCCCTTTCGCTCCGAGGCGTTCGAGCAGATGACCGCCTTCTTCGGCACGGCTTTGCGGTTCGACATCGACCAATACATCAACTTCGACGAGGACTACGGGTTCCGTGGAGCGGGCGTGCAGAAACACGATGACCCCCTCAACACCTGGAGTTATGACCTCGCCGCCTGGGGGTCGATCCTGCGTTACGACCCGGCCGTCGCGCTGGCCGACAACACCAAACCGATCCTGTTCGCCGTCGGGGAGAAGGACCCCATCTTCACACCCGAGATCGCCAAGATGGTCGCCGATGCCACCGGCGGACCGGTCCGGCTACACATCCACCCTGACGCCGTCCATCAGCTGATGCTCTTCCACACCCGCGACTACGCCGACGTGGTGCGCGGCTGGTGCACCGAGCAGCTCAGCTCATCGCACCAGAACCGGACCCCTGTCGCCTGAAAAGGAATGCCATGAAACTCGCCAACCTGGCCGGCCGCGCCGTGTTGATCACCCCGGCCGGGATTGTCGATCTCGCCAAAG belongs to Mycolicibacterium cosmeticum and includes:
- a CDS encoding polysaccharide deacetylase family protein — translated: MRVTITFDNGPTETTAEVLDILGQRDIKSTFFVVAGQLTEPSARALSERAASEGHWIGNHTLTHSVQFGDAPTDLDLVASEIGEAEKIIGTLARPVKLFRPYAGGGVLGRRVFSPAAIDYLQRQDYTCVLWTSVPHDWDQPDRWVQRCLDDIAGQDWSVVVIHDLPTGAMQHLPRLLDELAERGADIVQDFPESCTPIRNGIRTVNLDHLTTSDN
- a CDS encoding 2,3-butanediol dehydrogenase; this encodes MKAAVYYGPNKLDVTEVAKPEPGPGTVQIKVGFNGICGTDLHEYFAGPIFVPTAPHPLTGQQLPLVMGHEFAGTITAVGPGVAGWAEGDRVAVEPIYRCGKCSPCQAGNYNICAQIGFHGLMSDGGMAEYTVVPTNMLHKLPDNVSLQLGALVEPMSVAYHAATLGELPLGGRSEATRGSGLPQGTAMVFGAGPIGIGLWFALRGKGIEDIYVVEPAPTRRAAIEALGARTLDPTAMDVPAFIAEHTSGRGADAVYDAAGVAPAVETALACVGARRPMVSVAIYEKPLTTPLLRLVMNESRIQGSLCYTSADFEAVINLMAQGTYDTTGWVTSIGIDDVVDEGFEALHAGAKMKVLVDPSN
- a CDS encoding FAD-dependent oxidoreductase, with the protein product MRDIRVAVVGAGPAGIYASDILTGEHPGARVDLFDRLPAPYGLVRYGVAPDHPRIKEIIKALRRVLSRNEIRFIGNVHYGTDLTLADLRRHYDAVIFSTGARADRPLDIPGIDLPGSYGAADFVSWYDGHPDVPRTWPLEAESVAVLGAGNVALDIARMLAKPADEQLTTEISGNVYQGLAMNRATDVHVFARRGPAQIKFSPMEFRELSHSPSVDVIVHPEGFEIDEASQKAINSTKSVKLVVDTMMRYMDKEPTGAPHRIHLHLCQAPVAVLGTDRVEGLRTERTELVGDGTVRTTGEFTDWPVQAVYRAVGYLSSHLADLPFDHHAGVVPNDAGRVLDADWMVVDAAYVTGWVKRGPIGLIGHTKSDAAETISSLLADLPGLRPPEVTDPDAILEHLSATGVDYTTWAEWERLDAHEIALGAAQGRERVKVVPREDMIRAGRG
- a CDS encoding acetoin reductase, with the protein product MTRTIEAPLLDKVALVTGAGRGIGRGVALELARQGADIALVDVNLDGIAAVADEIAEIGSKTTTFVADVSDRNAVFAAVEHAATALGGFDVMVNNAGIALVGPLADVTPQQLARLWSINVDGVLWGTQAAVAKFKELGRRGKIINASSIAGHEGFAMLGPYSATKFAVRALTQAAAKEHAADGITVNAYCPGVVGTDMWVEIDKRFAELTGAAEGETFEKFANTIALGRPETPEDVAGFVAYLAGPGADYMTGQAGLIDGGMVYR
- a CDS encoding helix-turn-helix domain-containing protein, which encodes MPGSSVPEPAVALGDDPRSYALLLSEVYDATMAGGRAPAKPRLVIEESWNRLLGKGIDPEHHSPPDVDRSGLDLLRQSSGLLSVLDDISRGLESVLADGNNILVVADARGRVLWRSGASRVLMHADRLGFMEGANWGETAVGTNAIGTALVSRRAVQIFSAEHFLRSHHSWTCAGAPIRDPRTGQVIGAVDVSGPASTVHPTTIALVDLVARLAESQLREAHDRTLNQLRAVAAPILARISAPALAVDAEGWVAAVGALPPHHRILLPQNVAPGRAWVPALGPCDLEPLSGGWLVRPVDDEDTAPAATRAVLDLRDTNAPTLEMTGQFGSWRREISPRHAEILYVLATRRSGRSAPELAEDLYGDRSRVVTVRAEMSRLRKQLVGVIAAQPYRFAESVELQVRYPADMRNFLTASNAPAIRAVRLA
- a CDS encoding serine hydrolase, with protein sequence MVATLVALTGLLAPSARAACTDATCDLRARIAAADSYLTGRPGVIGYVLRDRSTGLRYANAAADSMIWTASTIKLAMVVDLLTRERAGALRLSAADRQLMVAMLRDSDNDAADTLWSRYGGPDHRAFNADFPRYGMTSLAPQPGFGDIFPYWGFQKATANDLDRLMNYILGQMNSADAAAIAGEMQRVAPDQQWGVWGAGPAMSPGNKNGWSQEQGGWVINSVGFAGPGQRFTLAIMNALGGESGYDDGVATTTRLSQILLG
- a CDS encoding TetR/AcrR family transcriptional regulator, translated to MLGDMTTAKRQGRPPAAEAPAALPDILSKALKMFAENGFDGTSVAALNRELGVSHNLIHQRFGSKEGLWYAAVDFAFGEVHEQINVDTELAERDLMEAARQAIVRFLVSHAHHPELLRLVTVEGATPSARLTYLHEVHVQPLYARLTEPLKVLVDCGVLNAADVRSLHFLVAHGGTAPFSLVPFALMLEPHDPTEPAAIEHHAEFVADMLIAGLRARVVARGTP
- the ygiD gene encoding 4,5-DOPA-extradiol-dioxygenase — protein: MPVAFFGHGSPMNALESNRYTTSWQQFGTSVPRPRAILVISAHWYINATAVTAMPRPRTIHDFYGFPHELYEMEYPAPGLPELAGEIADIVEPTWVGADVDSWGIDHGTWSVLAHAFPDADIPVVQLSINAEKPLDYHLDLGTRLAPLRERGVLIVGSGNIVHNLRAMSPGTPDAGFDWARRFDDAAHDLLAAAPADLVRLSEHPDYAAAVPTPDHFIPGLYFAGLLAASDTAASRLVDGYTYGSLSMSSYAA
- a CDS encoding alpha/beta hydrolase gives rise to the protein MQREEHMIGDTFAYRYAGPGADHALLVQHGIGGHGGIYDKFGAHYAEQGADVWCMDAPGHGRSCVDRRAGQFTLQEWVDAALDVTEHIATHTGLPVFIKGSSLGAAAAYCAYAASDSHAGAILMGFAIPSSPLIPADNPFRSEAFEQMTAFFGTALRFDIDQYINFDEDYGFRGAGVQKHDDPLNTWSYDLAAWGSILRYDPAVALADNTKPILFAVGEKDPIFTPEIAKMVADATGGPVRLHIHPDAVHQLMLFHTRDYADVVRGWCTEQLSSSHQNRTPVA